The Macrobrachium nipponense isolate FS-2020 chromosome 19, ASM1510439v2, whole genome shotgun sequence genome contains a region encoding:
- the LOC135218742 gene encoding nuclear pore complex protein Nup153-like isoform X2: MAGEEEEEAGDTQQAGSSRVASQVKTMAPPGESFIFAQPATARRSFRPIYPEEGEIEGNNQHAHGVNVGASTSSGVRLNLTTATSVAIPTASSVPLSSENPSPVLLGRRHPIISSTPSQMFSTRTKSQLEPRPAPLLTSSTPTGDDGSEFSESSADTGVDASVIPRPDERDYQREILQLDDESLQTLRESLAKPALAPPVAQPASALPSIEETRKRPRDIEADQTSLRAEGSLSNRSLFSDSGDVSLSQPQPSALASKRPRFNISAYGSPLMFEKSVLSDSSFKMSPFYPGKTMFGGASAYRRRQIRSQTPRVQVKPKPAQTPDDGGLSRSARRILECLEQMSTPISDAKRIPTPIPGQRGSFLDTTSGYTAVYHRHRPPSRTPGPPAYKQSTPAKVSVAEKFAITTHSTSNASASGVDSSPLATAVASASTSDTSRVEVGGASASEGKVDKQPDNVAFLSVFSKAVSEATANMKSTSKSGASLPTFEFAPKPLEVTAAFVGGLRKVGGKVKTKVVSSGRTAIILPDGDIVDGPEEPNLPAVTLTISSLPKIDFTSAINTSPASKAPSANSEGFKFASPEVVHGGSKVPSDFSTSLPVFTFSSPAAVGHENVNDLDSPAALAVPSVPLLFNCSSGSAPKLKEVVKKDKASSVSELKEGSILDVLKPKRASPEKTVRENSVTPFFFNNIDTKSVATDSSIMNITENNSGSGVEQNSTINNVSKKTESSQVFQGFSSFMKSSDEWECSVCMIRNKNTAEKCIACETPKPALNSVSNTGSQIANAVAEPPPPALNSIAGGWGNAFKKSDNEWECETCMILNKDTSNKCVACETPKPGSRSEPLSQDNSSKVLENKEEKTNLGFGSMFAKAKGEWECATCLVRNNSDASKCISCETPKPGAVAVSQAITGNFRFGVNTNDSSTSSTFKFGVSDSQSEVKSSGFRFGLSAKNTDESNSKVSGGFKFGVSEEVNKSSLTESSKDVASDKSKENSECVSSSSSSSSSSTGFTFGVKSTDKKKETDSKVPNFNFSSNKLIENKKDSENAIKTGFNFKVVSPDTPFTFGVGLKRKTDRDDKNNSNEIKPPTELKSGSVADVLKPKEPSTGVFTFGNKIEKPERDSVTKLPVFNNALSSLHNDGESKNATPTFGSSKVSAPLIFGTKTGESTSITGNSFTVGTEVTKANALPSFPFSPPVNEETKTTASVPSFTFGSKPESADSEEPSKKLAFGSSSTLTNNNVNSKTPQLFTFGSKENTLTGFGPSPTSTPAFGAPAPTCNVGSTFQFGHNNNPVPAATAPAPSFGNAAAAPAFSGTAAFGSNNSTSSFAFGQGPKKSAAGYDFGQAASVANAFNFSGGDSTASTFKFGQNAGDAASRIFQFGAGSTPVETPAFGADNPYAAPAPPSGRVVKKARRRKQ; encoded by the exons ATGgctggggaagaggaggaggaagctggTGACACTCAGCAAGCAGGTTCATCTAGAGTTGCCAGCCAAGTAAAAACGATGGCCCCACCTGGCGAGTCTTTCATTTTTGCCCAGCCAGCTACAGCTCGTCGCTCATTTCGTCCAATCTATCCTGAAGAAG GTGAGATTGAGGGCAATAACCAGCATGCACATGGTGTGAATGTTGGCGCCAGCACAAGTAGTGGGGTGCGATTGAATTTAACTACAGCCACGTCTGTTGCGATTCCTACTGCATCTTCAGTTCCGTTAAGTAGTGAAAATCCTAGCCCAGTGCTTTTGGGCCGAAGACATCCTATAATATCCTCAACTCCCTCTCAAATGTTTTCTACTCGTACTAAAAGTCAGCTTGAACCTCGCCCTGCGCCACTTCTTACAAGCTCCACCCCAACAg GTGATGACGGCAGTGAATTTAGCGAGTCATCAGCAGACACAGGTGTGGATGCCTCTGTAATTCCACGTCCAGATGAGAGAGATTATCAACGAGAGATACTGCAGCTAGATGATGAGAGTCTGCAGACATTGAGAGAGTCTCTGGCTAAACCAGCCCTGGCTCCTCCAGTCGCCCAACCTGCAAGTGCCCTGCCATCTATagaagaaacaagaaaaagacCTCGGGACATAGAAGCTG atcAAACCAGTTTACGGGCTGAAGGGAGCCTCAGCAATAGGTCGTTGTTTAGTGACTCTGGTGATGTTTCCCTCAGTCAACCTCAACCTTCAGCCTTAGCGAGCAAAAGACCAAGATTTAATATATCGGCATATGGATCGCCACTCATG TTTGAGAAGTCTGTATTGAGTGATTCGTCATTTAAGATGTCACCATTTTATCCTGGGAAGACAATGTTTGGTGGTGCTTCAGCGTACAGAAGACGACAAATTCGATCGCAG ACTCCAAGAGTCCAGGTGAAACCAAAGCCGGCACAGACTCCTGATGACGGAGGATTGAGTCGATCCGCTCGCCGTATTCTTGAATGCCTAGAACAGATGTCCACCCCAATATCAGACGCAAAGCGAATACCAACCCCAATACCGGGACAAAGAGGTAGTTTTTTAGATACCACATCGGGTTACACAGCTGTCTACCACAGACATCGACCACCTTCAAGAACACCTGGACCTCCAGCTTACAAGCAGAGTACCCCTGCAAAG GTGTCTGTTGCGGAAAAGTTTGCCATCACCACGCACAGTACAAGTAATGCATCTGCAAGTGGTGTTGATAGTAGCCCACTTGCTACTGCTGTTGCCTCTGCCTCAACTTCAGATACATCCAGAGTAGAAGTGGGTGGTGCATCAGCCAGCGAGGGGAAGGTTGATAAGCAGCCAGACAATGTAGCGTTCTTGTCAGTCTTTTCAAAAGCAGTTTCTGAGGCAACTGCAAACATGAAGTCTACAAGCAAAAGCGGTGCCTCTCTTCCTACATTTGAATTTGCTCCTAAGCCACTTGAAGTAACAGCTGCATTTGTAGG TGGCTTGAGGAAAGTAGGTGGgaaagtaaagacgaaagtggtCAGCAGTGGCAGGACAGCCATTATTTTACCGGATGGTGACATAGTTGATGGCCCTGAAGAACCCAATTTACCAGCAGTAACCCTTACTATTTCGTCTCTTCCGAAGATTGATTTTACCTCGGCTATTAATACTAGTCCTGCTTCAAAGGCGCCTTCTGCAAACTCGGAAGGATTTAAATTTGCATCGCCAGAAGTTGTTCATGGAGGTAGTAAAGTCCCTTCAGATTTTTCGACGAGTCTACCTGTATTTACATTTAGTAGCCCAGCAGCAGTTGGCCATGAAAATGTCAATGACTTAGACTCTCCTGCTGCACTAGCTGTTCCATCAGTACCCTTATTATTTAACTGCAGTTCTGGCTCTGCACCCAAATTAAAAGAAGTTGTTAAAAAGGACAAGGCCTCCAGTGTATCAGAATTGAAGGAGGGAAGCATATTGGATGTTCTTAAACCAAAGAGGGCATCTCCAGAAAAGACAGTTAGGGAGAATTCAGTTACACCATTCTTCTTCAATAACATAGATACGAAGTCTGTAGCAACAGACTCCTCCATAATGAACATCACTGAAAACAATTCGGGGTCAGGTGTAGAACAAAATAGTACCATTAATAATGTGTCCAAGAAAACAGAGTCCTCCCAAGTGTTCCAAGGGTTTAGTTCTTTTATGAAATCCAGTGATGAATGGGAATGTAGTGTGTGTatgattagaaataaaaatacggCTGAAAAATGTATAGCATGCGAGACTCCTAAACCTGCACTTAATTCAGTTTCAAACACTGGCAGTCAAATAGCTAATGCAGTGGCGGAGCCGCCGCCACCCGCATTGAATAGTATAGCTGGAGGGTGGGGTAATGCGTTTAAAAAGTCTGATAATGAATGGGAGTGTGAAACGTGTATGATTTTAAATAAAGACACAAGTAATAAGTGTGTTGCGTGTGAAACCCCTAAACCAGGTAGTAGAAGTGAACCTCTATCACAAGACAATAGTAGTAAAGTTTTAGAGaacaaagaggaaaaaactaATTTAGGGTTTGGCTCCATGTTTGCCAAAGCGAAAGGTGAATGGGAATGTGCCACGTGTTTAGTCCGTAATAACAGTGACGCTAGTAAATGCATATCTTGTGAAACTCCTAAGCCAGGTGCTGTGGCCGTGTCCCAAGCTATCACAGGTAATTTCAGGTTTGGTGTAAATACAAATGACTCTTCCACAAGTTCTACTTTTAAGTTTGGTGTTAGTGACTCACAGTCTGAGGTTAAATCTAGTGGGTTCAGATTTGGGTTGAGTGCCAAAAATACTGACGAAAGTAATAGCAAAGTAAGCGGTGGGTTTAAATTTGGTGTGAGTGAGGAGGTAAACAAAAGTTCTTTGACTGAGAGTTCAAAAGATGTTGCAAGTgacaagtcaaaagaaaattctgagtgtgttagcagcagcagcagcagcagtagtagtagtactggTTTTACATTTGGTGTCAAGTCcacagacaaaaagaaagaaactgatagcaaagttccaaattttaatttttcttcgaaTAAGTtaatagaaaacaaaaaggattcagaAAATGCCATCAAAACCGGTTTTAATTTTAAAGTGGTTAGTCCAGATACACCATTTACTTTTGGGGTAGGGTTAAAACGAAAAACAGATAGAGATGATAAGAATAATTCCAATGAAATTAAACCTCCTACGGAACTAAAGTCAGGGAGCGTAGCAGACGTTCTTAAGCCAAAGGAACCTTCCACTGGTGTATTTACAtttggaaataaaattgaaaagcctGAGAGGGACAGTGTAACCAAGCTCCCAGTTTTTAATAATGCATTGTCTTCGTTGCATAATGACGGGGAATCCAAGAACGCCACTCCCACCTTTGGAAGTTCAAAAGTGTCTGCTCCACTCATCTTTGGAACGAAAACAGGGGAATCCACTTCTATCACAGGTAATAGCTTCACCGTTGGAACAGAGGTTACGAAGGCAAATGCTTTACCTTCCTTTCCATTTTCTCCTCCTGTAAATGAAGAAACCAAGACAACAGCATCAGTGCCATCTTTCACCTTTGGCTCTAAACCTGAGTCGGCAGACAGTGAGGAGCCCTCCAAAAAGTTAGCCTTTGGATCATCAAGCACCTTGACTAATAATAATGTCAACTCCAAAACTCCCCAACTCTTCACTTTTGGAAGCAAAGAAAATACCCTGACAGGTTTTGGACCATCCCCTACTTCTACCCCGGCCTTTGGAGCACCAGCCCCAACGTGTAATGTAGGGAGTACATTCCAGTTTGGACACAATAATAATCCTGTTCCAGCTGCCACAGCCCCAGCTCCCTCCTTTGGTAATGCAGCAGCAGCTCCTGCATTTAGTGGTACAGCTGCGTTTGGTAGCAATAATTCAACATCATCTTTCGCATTTGGACAAGGTCCCAAGAAGTCGGCTGCTGGTTACGATTTTGGTCAGGCTGCTTCAGTGGCAAACGCATTCAACTTTTCTGGTGGAGACTCCACTGCATCAACATTCAAGTTTGGTCAG AACGCGGGGGACGCAGCCTCCAGGATATTTCAGTTTGGTGCTGGAAGTACGCCTGTAGAAACCCCTGCTTTTGG tgcGGATAATCCCTATGCAGCGCCAGCACCTCCAAGTGGCCGTGTAGTAAAGAAAGCAAGAAGACGAAAGCAGTAA
- the LOC135218742 gene encoding nuclear pore complex protein Nup153-like isoform X1, producing the protein MASEAPRKFREKKKRPSKPYDRPKGIIRRVTDSVTGLFSSSWLSGWMAGEEEEEAGDTQQAGSSRVASQVKTMAPPGESFIFAQPATARRSFRPIYPEEGEIEGNNQHAHGVNVGASTSSGVRLNLTTATSVAIPTASSVPLSSENPSPVLLGRRHPIISSTPSQMFSTRTKSQLEPRPAPLLTSSTPTGDDGSEFSESSADTGVDASVIPRPDERDYQREILQLDDESLQTLRESLAKPALAPPVAQPASALPSIEETRKRPRDIEADQTSLRAEGSLSNRSLFSDSGDVSLSQPQPSALASKRPRFNISAYGSPLMFEKSVLSDSSFKMSPFYPGKTMFGGASAYRRRQIRSQTPRVQVKPKPAQTPDDGGLSRSARRILECLEQMSTPISDAKRIPTPIPGQRGSFLDTTSGYTAVYHRHRPPSRTPGPPAYKQSTPAKVSVAEKFAITTHSTSNASASGVDSSPLATAVASASTSDTSRVEVGGASASEGKVDKQPDNVAFLSVFSKAVSEATANMKSTSKSGASLPTFEFAPKPLEVTAAFVGGLRKVGGKVKTKVVSSGRTAIILPDGDIVDGPEEPNLPAVTLTISSLPKIDFTSAINTSPASKAPSANSEGFKFASPEVVHGGSKVPSDFSTSLPVFTFSSPAAVGHENVNDLDSPAALAVPSVPLLFNCSSGSAPKLKEVVKKDKASSVSELKEGSILDVLKPKRASPEKTVRENSVTPFFFNNIDTKSVATDSSIMNITENNSGSGVEQNSTINNVSKKTESSQVFQGFSSFMKSSDEWECSVCMIRNKNTAEKCIACETPKPALNSVSNTGSQIANAVAEPPPPALNSIAGGWGNAFKKSDNEWECETCMILNKDTSNKCVACETPKPGSRSEPLSQDNSSKVLENKEEKTNLGFGSMFAKAKGEWECATCLVRNNSDASKCISCETPKPGAVAVSQAITGNFRFGVNTNDSSTSSTFKFGVSDSQSEVKSSGFRFGLSAKNTDESNSKVSGGFKFGVSEEVNKSSLTESSKDVASDKSKENSECVSSSSSSSSSSTGFTFGVKSTDKKKETDSKVPNFNFSSNKLIENKKDSENAIKTGFNFKVVSPDTPFTFGVGLKRKTDRDDKNNSNEIKPPTELKSGSVADVLKPKEPSTGVFTFGNKIEKPERDSVTKLPVFNNALSSLHNDGESKNATPTFGSSKVSAPLIFGTKTGESTSITGNSFTVGTEVTKANALPSFPFSPPVNEETKTTASVPSFTFGSKPESADSEEPSKKLAFGSSSTLTNNNVNSKTPQLFTFGSKENTLTGFGPSPTSTPAFGAPAPTCNVGSTFQFGHNNNPVPAATAPAPSFGNAAAAPAFSGTAAFGSNNSTSSFAFGQGPKKSAAGYDFGQAASVANAFNFSGGDSTASTFKFGQNAGDAASRIFQFGAGSTPVETPAFGADNPYAAPAPPSGRVVKKARRRKQ; encoded by the exons ATGGCCTCGGAGGCCCCGCGGAAGTttcgggagaagaagaagaggccgTCGAAGCCCTACGACCGACCCAAG GGAATCATCCGCCGTGTTACCGATTCAGTGACAGGCCTTTTTTCGTCGTCATGGCTGTCAGGGTGGATGgctggggaagaggaggaggaagctggTGACACTCAGCAAGCAGGTTCATCTAGAGTTGCCAGCCAAGTAAAAACGATGGCCCCACCTGGCGAGTCTTTCATTTTTGCCCAGCCAGCTACAGCTCGTCGCTCATTTCGTCCAATCTATCCTGAAGAAG GTGAGATTGAGGGCAATAACCAGCATGCACATGGTGTGAATGTTGGCGCCAGCACAAGTAGTGGGGTGCGATTGAATTTAACTACAGCCACGTCTGTTGCGATTCCTACTGCATCTTCAGTTCCGTTAAGTAGTGAAAATCCTAGCCCAGTGCTTTTGGGCCGAAGACATCCTATAATATCCTCAACTCCCTCTCAAATGTTTTCTACTCGTACTAAAAGTCAGCTTGAACCTCGCCCTGCGCCACTTCTTACAAGCTCCACCCCAACAg GTGATGACGGCAGTGAATTTAGCGAGTCATCAGCAGACACAGGTGTGGATGCCTCTGTAATTCCACGTCCAGATGAGAGAGATTATCAACGAGAGATACTGCAGCTAGATGATGAGAGTCTGCAGACATTGAGAGAGTCTCTGGCTAAACCAGCCCTGGCTCCTCCAGTCGCCCAACCTGCAAGTGCCCTGCCATCTATagaagaaacaagaaaaagacCTCGGGACATAGAAGCTG atcAAACCAGTTTACGGGCTGAAGGGAGCCTCAGCAATAGGTCGTTGTTTAGTGACTCTGGTGATGTTTCCCTCAGTCAACCTCAACCTTCAGCCTTAGCGAGCAAAAGACCAAGATTTAATATATCGGCATATGGATCGCCACTCATG TTTGAGAAGTCTGTATTGAGTGATTCGTCATTTAAGATGTCACCATTTTATCCTGGGAAGACAATGTTTGGTGGTGCTTCAGCGTACAGAAGACGACAAATTCGATCGCAG ACTCCAAGAGTCCAGGTGAAACCAAAGCCGGCACAGACTCCTGATGACGGAGGATTGAGTCGATCCGCTCGCCGTATTCTTGAATGCCTAGAACAGATGTCCACCCCAATATCAGACGCAAAGCGAATACCAACCCCAATACCGGGACAAAGAGGTAGTTTTTTAGATACCACATCGGGTTACACAGCTGTCTACCACAGACATCGACCACCTTCAAGAACACCTGGACCTCCAGCTTACAAGCAGAGTACCCCTGCAAAG GTGTCTGTTGCGGAAAAGTTTGCCATCACCACGCACAGTACAAGTAATGCATCTGCAAGTGGTGTTGATAGTAGCCCACTTGCTACTGCTGTTGCCTCTGCCTCAACTTCAGATACATCCAGAGTAGAAGTGGGTGGTGCATCAGCCAGCGAGGGGAAGGTTGATAAGCAGCCAGACAATGTAGCGTTCTTGTCAGTCTTTTCAAAAGCAGTTTCTGAGGCAACTGCAAACATGAAGTCTACAAGCAAAAGCGGTGCCTCTCTTCCTACATTTGAATTTGCTCCTAAGCCACTTGAAGTAACAGCTGCATTTGTAGG TGGCTTGAGGAAAGTAGGTGGgaaagtaaagacgaaagtggtCAGCAGTGGCAGGACAGCCATTATTTTACCGGATGGTGACATAGTTGATGGCCCTGAAGAACCCAATTTACCAGCAGTAACCCTTACTATTTCGTCTCTTCCGAAGATTGATTTTACCTCGGCTATTAATACTAGTCCTGCTTCAAAGGCGCCTTCTGCAAACTCGGAAGGATTTAAATTTGCATCGCCAGAAGTTGTTCATGGAGGTAGTAAAGTCCCTTCAGATTTTTCGACGAGTCTACCTGTATTTACATTTAGTAGCCCAGCAGCAGTTGGCCATGAAAATGTCAATGACTTAGACTCTCCTGCTGCACTAGCTGTTCCATCAGTACCCTTATTATTTAACTGCAGTTCTGGCTCTGCACCCAAATTAAAAGAAGTTGTTAAAAAGGACAAGGCCTCCAGTGTATCAGAATTGAAGGAGGGAAGCATATTGGATGTTCTTAAACCAAAGAGGGCATCTCCAGAAAAGACAGTTAGGGAGAATTCAGTTACACCATTCTTCTTCAATAACATAGATACGAAGTCTGTAGCAACAGACTCCTCCATAATGAACATCACTGAAAACAATTCGGGGTCAGGTGTAGAACAAAATAGTACCATTAATAATGTGTCCAAGAAAACAGAGTCCTCCCAAGTGTTCCAAGGGTTTAGTTCTTTTATGAAATCCAGTGATGAATGGGAATGTAGTGTGTGTatgattagaaataaaaatacggCTGAAAAATGTATAGCATGCGAGACTCCTAAACCTGCACTTAATTCAGTTTCAAACACTGGCAGTCAAATAGCTAATGCAGTGGCGGAGCCGCCGCCACCCGCATTGAATAGTATAGCTGGAGGGTGGGGTAATGCGTTTAAAAAGTCTGATAATGAATGGGAGTGTGAAACGTGTATGATTTTAAATAAAGACACAAGTAATAAGTGTGTTGCGTGTGAAACCCCTAAACCAGGTAGTAGAAGTGAACCTCTATCACAAGACAATAGTAGTAAAGTTTTAGAGaacaaagaggaaaaaactaATTTAGGGTTTGGCTCCATGTTTGCCAAAGCGAAAGGTGAATGGGAATGTGCCACGTGTTTAGTCCGTAATAACAGTGACGCTAGTAAATGCATATCTTGTGAAACTCCTAAGCCAGGTGCTGTGGCCGTGTCCCAAGCTATCACAGGTAATTTCAGGTTTGGTGTAAATACAAATGACTCTTCCACAAGTTCTACTTTTAAGTTTGGTGTTAGTGACTCACAGTCTGAGGTTAAATCTAGTGGGTTCAGATTTGGGTTGAGTGCCAAAAATACTGACGAAAGTAATAGCAAAGTAAGCGGTGGGTTTAAATTTGGTGTGAGTGAGGAGGTAAACAAAAGTTCTTTGACTGAGAGTTCAAAAGATGTTGCAAGTgacaagtcaaaagaaaattctgagtgtgttagcagcagcagcagcagcagtagtagtagtactggTTTTACATTTGGTGTCAAGTCcacagacaaaaagaaagaaactgatagcaaagttccaaattttaatttttcttcgaaTAAGTtaatagaaaacaaaaaggattcagaAAATGCCATCAAAACCGGTTTTAATTTTAAAGTGGTTAGTCCAGATACACCATTTACTTTTGGGGTAGGGTTAAAACGAAAAACAGATAGAGATGATAAGAATAATTCCAATGAAATTAAACCTCCTACGGAACTAAAGTCAGGGAGCGTAGCAGACGTTCTTAAGCCAAAGGAACCTTCCACTGGTGTATTTACAtttggaaataaaattgaaaagcctGAGAGGGACAGTGTAACCAAGCTCCCAGTTTTTAATAATGCATTGTCTTCGTTGCATAATGACGGGGAATCCAAGAACGCCACTCCCACCTTTGGAAGTTCAAAAGTGTCTGCTCCACTCATCTTTGGAACGAAAACAGGGGAATCCACTTCTATCACAGGTAATAGCTTCACCGTTGGAACAGAGGTTACGAAGGCAAATGCTTTACCTTCCTTTCCATTTTCTCCTCCTGTAAATGAAGAAACCAAGACAACAGCATCAGTGCCATCTTTCACCTTTGGCTCTAAACCTGAGTCGGCAGACAGTGAGGAGCCCTCCAAAAAGTTAGCCTTTGGATCATCAAGCACCTTGACTAATAATAATGTCAACTCCAAAACTCCCCAACTCTTCACTTTTGGAAGCAAAGAAAATACCCTGACAGGTTTTGGACCATCCCCTACTTCTACCCCGGCCTTTGGAGCACCAGCCCCAACGTGTAATGTAGGGAGTACATTCCAGTTTGGACACAATAATAATCCTGTTCCAGCTGCCACAGCCCCAGCTCCCTCCTTTGGTAATGCAGCAGCAGCTCCTGCATTTAGTGGTACAGCTGCGTTTGGTAGCAATAATTCAACATCATCTTTCGCATTTGGACAAGGTCCCAAGAAGTCGGCTGCTGGTTACGATTTTGGTCAGGCTGCTTCAGTGGCAAACGCATTCAACTTTTCTGGTGGAGACTCCACTGCATCAACATTCAAGTTTGGTCAG AACGCGGGGGACGCAGCCTCCAGGATATTTCAGTTTGGTGCTGGAAGTACGCCTGTAGAAACCCCTGCTTTTGG tgcGGATAATCCCTATGCAGCGCCAGCACCTCCAAGTGGCCGTGTAGTAAAGAAAGCAAGAAGACGAAAGCAGTAA